In a single window of the Amycolatopsis sp. cg5 genome:
- a CDS encoding BNR-4 repeat-containing protein has product MSAPVFATDGFTVMTTATTVASRSDRRPVAGGVYDPVADKTFISWSGKAADTYVQSYDHKKKTWTSPKKISGGESDSHNYPTMVLADDGHLLIFRGMHNTRTVINRAPNVHSLDGTWTETKVAAGDAASYPMPVKLNDGTLFMFYRETTNQIDSKAAADFRPMKYIVSKDNGKTWKNSVQLTGKPWAFGSKGRADHMDEIYVGQLRLVPETGRIQFAYTLAGGGPTQHKHDVYHRNVYYASFDPVSLTFYSAAGRDLGTQVDDSEQEQYLKIADTPLELPGGAKSPDYILQVGSQSGKPFVLWFQFDSKGSPLDYAATWNGTSWDRKQITTGLRLREAEPLDASTWRVYGTRDGKPNIETFLFTPGNTWKPETTITTAKPVQRIEVITGFRDPARLLISGASSARDVSVADGDIYVAGSN; this is encoded by the coding sequence GTGAGCGCACCCGTTTTCGCTACGGACGGCTTCACCGTGATGACAACCGCGACCACTGTCGCCTCACGCAGCGACCGCAGGCCGGTGGCGGGCGGGGTGTACGACCCGGTCGCGGACAAGACGTTCATCTCGTGGTCCGGCAAGGCGGCCGACACCTACGTGCAGTCCTACGACCACAAGAAGAAGACATGGACGTCGCCGAAAAAGATCTCCGGCGGCGAATCCGATTCGCACAATTACCCGACGATGGTGCTGGCCGACGACGGCCATCTCTTGATCTTCCGCGGCATGCACAACACACGCACGGTGATCAACCGCGCGCCCAACGTCCATTCACTCGACGGCACCTGGACCGAGACGAAGGTCGCCGCCGGCGACGCCGCGAGCTACCCGATGCCGGTCAAGCTCAACGACGGCACGCTGTTCATGTTCTACCGCGAGACGACGAACCAGATCGACTCGAAGGCCGCGGCCGACTTCCGGCCGATGAAGTACATCGTGTCCAAGGACAACGGCAAGACGTGGAAGAACTCGGTCCAGCTGACCGGAAAACCATGGGCCTTCGGCTCGAAGGGCCGCGCCGACCATATGGACGAGATCTACGTCGGCCAGCTGCGCCTGGTGCCCGAGACCGGACGCATCCAGTTCGCCTACACCCTCGCGGGCGGCGGGCCGACGCAGCACAAGCACGACGTCTACCACCGCAACGTCTACTACGCCTCGTTCGACCCGGTCAGCCTGACGTTCTACTCGGCGGCCGGACGCGACCTCGGCACGCAGGTCGACGACAGCGAGCAGGAGCAGTACCTCAAGATCGCCGACACCCCGCTCGAACTGCCGGGCGGCGCGAAATCCCCCGACTACATCCTCCAGGTGGGTTCCCAGTCCGGTAAGCCGTTCGTCCTCTGGTTCCAGTTCGACTCGAAGGGCTCGCCCCTCGACTACGCGGCGACCTGGAACGGCACCTCCTGGGACCGCAAGCAGATCACGACCGGCCTCCGCCTCCGCGAGGCCGAACCCCTCGACGCGTCCACGTGGCGCGTCTACGGCACCCGCGACGGCAAGCCCAACATCGAGACGTTCCTGTTCACGCCCGGCAACACCTGGAAACCCGAAACCACGATCACGACGGCGAAGCCGGTCCAGCGGATCGAGGTCATCACGGGCTTCCGTGACCCGGCGCGCCTCCTGATCTCGGGCGCCTCATCGGCCCGAGACGTCTCCGTCGCCGACGGCGACATCTACGTCGCAGGCTCCAACTAG
- a CDS encoding nucleoside deaminase: MRAPEDAVRAALEVARGSGADVPIGAVVFGPDGSVLATARNAREELEDPTAHAEILAIRAAARRHGDGWRLEGCTLAVTVEPCTMCAGALVLSRVARLVFGAWEPKTGAVGSLWDVVRDRRLNHRPEVFGGVLESECAALLGQFFADQRGGGHA, translated from the coding sequence CTGAGAGCCCCAGAAGACGCCGTCCGCGCCGCCCTGGAGGTGGCGCGAGGCTCTGGCGCCGACGTCCCCATCGGGGCCGTCGTCTTCGGCCCGGACGGCTCAGTGCTGGCCACCGCCCGCAACGCGCGCGAAGAGCTCGAAGACCCCACCGCGCACGCCGAGATACTGGCCATCCGCGCCGCCGCCCGAAGACACGGCGACGGCTGGCGCCTCGAAGGCTGCACGCTCGCGGTGACCGTCGAGCCGTGCACCATGTGCGCCGGCGCGCTGGTGCTCTCCCGCGTCGCCAGGCTCGTGTTCGGCGCCTGGGAGCCCAAGACGGGCGCGGTCGGTTCGCTGTGGGACGTCGTCCGCGACCGAAGACTCAACCACAGACCAGAGGTGTTCGGCGGCGTGCTGGAGAGCGAGTGCGCCGCGCTACTGGGGCAGTTCTTCGCAGACCAGCGTGGCGGGGGCCACGCTTAG
- a CDS encoding SRPBCC family protein: MGKTFGFEINRTSTAQAATLFRLETDGGRWSDWAKPVIAQSSWEREATPVGGVGAIRKVGLWPLLMREETIEFEQDRRHVYAFAGPPAPVKDYRAEVFFTPRPDGGTDLRWTGSFTESVPGTGSVQLAVLKTAIKVISARLIATAERNS, from the coding sequence GTGGGCAAGACGTTCGGTTTCGAGATCAACCGCACGAGCACGGCGCAGGCGGCGACGCTGTTCCGGCTGGAGACCGACGGCGGCCGCTGGTCCGATTGGGCGAAACCGGTGATCGCCCAATCGAGTTGGGAGCGCGAGGCCACCCCGGTCGGCGGCGTCGGCGCGATCCGCAAGGTCGGCCTGTGGCCACTGCTGATGCGCGAGGAGACGATCGAGTTCGAACAGGACCGTCGCCACGTCTACGCCTTCGCCGGTCCGCCGGCGCCGGTGAAGGACTACCGAGCGGAAGTGTTCTTCACCCCAAGGCCTGACGGCGGCACCGACCTCCGCTGGACCGGATCGTTCACCGAATCCGTGCCAGGAACCGGCAGTGTGCAGCTCGCCGTGCTCAAGACCGCGATCAAGGTCATCTCGGCTCGACTCATCGCAACGGCAGAACGTAACTCATGA
- a CDS encoding tRNA adenosine deaminase-associated protein has protein sequence MAVKEPITGFAVAVVREDGKWRCSALDSGALSELDAAITELGKLRSTGASFGLLAVDDEFFVIVRPSPRGPSLLLSDAAAALDYDIAADVLDLLRVDPPDEDDESVWPEGDLEILADLGLPGVELEVIVGEVDLYPDEQLQMIAQRCGFDSEFTKLLDEI, from the coding sequence ATGGCGGTGAAAGAGCCCATCACGGGGTTCGCGGTGGCCGTGGTCCGTGAGGACGGCAAGTGGCGGTGCAGTGCGCTGGATTCCGGGGCGCTGTCCGAGCTCGACGCCGCGATCACCGAGCTCGGGAAATTACGGTCGACCGGTGCCTCGTTCGGGCTGCTCGCGGTGGACGACGAGTTCTTCGTGATCGTGCGGCCCAGCCCGCGCGGACCCTCGCTGCTGCTGTCCGACGCGGCGGCGGCACTCGACTACGACATCGCGGCCGACGTGCTCGATCTGCTGCGCGTCGACCCGCCCGACGAGGACGACGAGTCCGTCTGGCCGGAGGGCGATCTCGAGATACTCGCCGATCTCGGCCTGCCGGGCGTCGAACTTGAGGTTATCGTCGGAGAGGTGGACCTCTATCCGGACGAGCAACTCCAGATGATCGCCCAGCGCTGTGGCTTCGACAGCGAGTTCACCAAGCTGCTGGACGAGATCTGA
- a CDS encoding polysaccharide deacetylase family protein codes for MPKRTRVGCALVAVLSLIVSCSTPDPQPPDPVQRNPAPGAAPAPVNAAPYPFGQVQQKAPPVADGKVPVVRSIKTDKPYVFITMDDGAVPDPQAQQLIQQSGAHPVLFLNQKYVKGHEPYFKGLLDSSGASLANHTVSHPNLKGKPYDLQHKEICDNADDFAREFGQRPSLFRPPFGNYDATTLKAAADCGMRVAVLWTAAVNDGVVQFQVGDKLRPGDIVLMHFRKTFAEDFNAFIAQAKKDGLTPVPLPDFLG; via the coding sequence ATGCCAAAAAGGACACGAGTGGGGTGCGCACTCGTAGCCGTGCTGTCGCTCATCGTGAGCTGCTCGACGCCGGATCCGCAGCCGCCGGACCCGGTGCAGCGCAACCCGGCGCCCGGGGCGGCGCCGGCGCCGGTGAACGCCGCGCCGTACCCGTTCGGCCAGGTGCAGCAGAAAGCGCCGCCGGTCGCCGATGGCAAGGTCCCGGTGGTGCGCAGCATCAAGACCGACAAGCCGTACGTGTTCATCACGATGGACGACGGCGCGGTCCCGGATCCCCAGGCGCAGCAGCTGATCCAGCAGTCCGGCGCGCACCCGGTGCTGTTCCTGAACCAGAAGTACGTGAAGGGTCACGAGCCCTACTTCAAGGGCCTGCTCGACTCGTCGGGCGCGTCGCTCGCCAACCACACGGTCAGCCACCCGAACCTCAAAGGCAAGCCGTATGACTTGCAACACAAGGAGATCTGCGACAACGCCGACGACTTCGCCCGCGAATTCGGCCAGCGCCCCAGCCTGTTCCGCCCGCCATTCGGCAACTACGACGCGACCACGCTGAAGGCGGCAGCCGACTGCGGCATGCGCGTCGCGGTCCTGTGGACGGCCGCGGTCAACGATGGCGTCGTCCAGTTCCAGGTCGGCGACAAGCTCCGGCCTGGCGACATCGTGCTCATGCACTTCCGCAAGACCTTCGCCGAGGACTTCAACGCCTTCATCGCCCAGGCCAAAAAGGACGGTCTCACCCCCGTCCCCCTCCCCGACTTCCTCGGCTGA
- a CDS encoding prephenate dehydrogenase — MSGVRDVCVIGLGLIGGSLLRAATAAGRTAFGATASEMDADAASRQGFDVTADVAVALRRAAKQDALVVLAVPLPAVEDVLRQVYEHASNCLLTDVTSVKGPVLDSVKRLAKWNKFVGGHPMAGSQESGWTATNPELFQGAAWVVCVEEDTDLRAWAEVAQLAIDVGAHVIPLPADSHDETVARISHLPHLFAAILATIGAQGGPLAMALAAGSFTDGTRVAQSRPDLVRAMTEGNRAALLPIVDEALGRLGATRGSLASTGGLAATINAGHEGAQTFLAGKNLQRAGVRVSLAADDARDGLIALGERGGRITAFDGDTAIGEVS; from the coding sequence ATGAGCGGCGTGCGAGACGTATGCGTCATCGGTCTGGGCTTGATCGGCGGATCGCTGCTGCGCGCCGCCACGGCGGCCGGCAGGACGGCGTTCGGCGCCACGGCGTCCGAAATGGACGCGGACGCGGCGAGCAGACAGGGCTTCGACGTCACCGCCGACGTCGCGGTCGCACTGCGGCGCGCGGCCAAACAGGACGCGCTCGTGGTGCTGGCCGTGCCGCTGCCCGCGGTCGAGGACGTGCTGCGCCAGGTGTACGAGCACGCGTCGAACTGCCTGCTCACCGACGTGACCAGCGTCAAGGGCCCGGTCTTGGACTCGGTCAAACGGCTGGCGAAGTGGAACAAGTTCGTCGGCGGGCACCCGATGGCCGGCTCGCAGGAGTCCGGCTGGACGGCCACGAACCCGGAGCTGTTCCAGGGCGCCGCGTGGGTCGTCTGCGTCGAAGAGGACACCGATCTGCGGGCTTGGGCGGAGGTCGCGCAGCTCGCGATCGACGTCGGCGCGCACGTGATCCCGCTGCCCGCGGACTCGCACGACGAGACGGTCGCGCGCATCTCGCATCTGCCGCACCTGTTCGCCGCGATCCTCGCGACGATCGGGGCGCAGGGCGGGCCGCTCGCGATGGCGCTGGCCGCGGGCTCGTTCACCGACGGCACGCGGGTGGCGCAGAGCCGTCCGGACCTGGTGCGCGCCATGACGGAGGGCAACAGGGCGGCGTTGCTGCCGATCGTCGACGAGGCGCTCGGCAGGCTCGGCGCGACGCGCGGCTCGCTGGCGTCGACCGGCGGGCTCGCCGCGACGATCAACGCCGGTCATGAGGGCGCGCAGACGTTCCTGGCCGGCAAGAACCTGCAGCGGGCCGGGGTGCGGGTGAGCCTGGCCGCCGATGACGCCAGGGACGGCCTCATCGCGCTCGGCGAGCGCGGTGGCCGCATCACCGCCTTCGACGGGGACACGGCCATCGGCGAAGTGAGCTAG
- a CDS encoding antitoxin, whose protein sequence is MGIDFDALKNKAEEALREHGDKIEDGLEKAGEFAKEKFGHGDQIDSVTGKAKDFINKYDETPDEPK, encoded by the coding sequence ATGGGCATCGATTTCGACGCGTTGAAGAACAAGGCAGAGGAAGCTCTTCGCGAGCACGGCGACAAGATCGAGGACGGCCTCGAAAAGGCGGGCGAGTTCGCGAAGGAGAAGTTCGGCCACGGCGACCAGATCGACTCGGTCACCGGCAAGGCCAAGGACTTCATCAACAAGTACGACGAAACCCCTGACGAGCCGAAGTAG
- a CDS encoding M20 family metallopeptidase, with amino-acid sequence MTGPTDLPTMPDARFAGLLDEAKALQDKTVALRREIHRHPEQGLHLPVTQEAIRKAIEDLPLEITSGKSTTSLTAVLRGAKPGPAVLLRGDMDALPLQEDTGLEFASATDGTMHACGHDTHVSMLASAARLLAAHSGELAGSVVFMFQPGEEGYHGARHMIHEGVLEAAGERVERALALHIFNSAKSGVIQTRPGPQLASADSFVVRVTGKGGHGSAPHDAIDPVPAAAAMVGALQTMITRKVSVFEPAVLSVTRITAGTTSNIIPETAELEGTIRTLSEQTRAFVRTELPKVCEAIGAAHGCRVLADVEPGYPVTVNDDHLAGHVLSLAAEVLGARYAEEMPYPVMGAEDFSYVLQRVPGAFAFLGGCPPEVDLADAAPNHSNRVIFDEAAMAHGVALYAAFALDALR; translated from the coding sequence ATGACCGGACCCACCGACCTGCCGACCATGCCGGACGCCCGCTTCGCCGGTTTGCTCGACGAGGCGAAAGCGCTGCAGGACAAAACCGTCGCACTTCGCCGCGAGATCCACCGGCACCCGGAGCAGGGCCTGCACCTGCCGGTAACGCAGGAGGCGATCCGCAAGGCGATCGAAGACCTGCCGCTGGAGATCACCTCCGGCAAGTCGACGACCTCGCTCACGGCCGTGCTGCGCGGCGCGAAGCCGGGTCCTGCCGTGCTGCTGCGTGGTGACATGGACGCGCTGCCGCTGCAGGAGGACACCGGGCTCGAGTTCGCTTCGGCGACCGACGGGACGATGCACGCCTGCGGCCACGACACTCACGTCTCGATGCTCGCGTCGGCCGCGCGGCTGCTGGCCGCGCACTCCGGCGAGCTGGCCGGTTCGGTTGTGTTCATGTTCCAGCCGGGCGAAGAGGGCTATCACGGCGCGCGGCACATGATCCACGAAGGCGTGCTGGAGGCGGCCGGTGAACGCGTCGAGCGCGCGCTGGCGCTGCACATCTTCAACAGCGCGAAGTCCGGTGTCATCCAGACCAGGCCCGGTCCGCAGCTGGCGTCGGCCGACAGTTTCGTCGTGCGGGTGACCGGCAAGGGCGGCCACGGCTCCGCGCCGCACGACGCCATCGACCCGGTGCCGGCCGCCGCCGCGATGGTCGGCGCGCTGCAGACGATGATCACGCGCAAGGTGAGCGTCTTCGAGCCCGCCGTGCTTTCGGTCACCCGGATCACCGCGGGCACGACCAGCAACATCATCCCGGAGACGGCCGAACTGGAGGGCACCATCCGGACGCTGTCCGAGCAGACGCGCGCGTTCGTCCGCACCGAGCTGCCCAAGGTCTGCGAGGCCATCGGGGCGGCGCACGGGTGCCGGGTGCTGGCCGACGTGGAGCCCGGCTACCCGGTGACGGTGAACGACGACCACCTCGCCGGGCACGTGCTGTCACTGGCGGCGGAGGTGCTCGGCGCGCGGTACGCCGAAGAGATGCCGTACCCGGTGATGGGCGCGGAGGACTTCTCCTATGTGCTGCAACGGGTTCCCGGCGCGTTCGCCTTCCTCGGCGGCTGCCCGCCCGAAGTGGATCTCGCCGACGCGGCGCCCAATCACTCCAACCGGGTGATCTTCGACGAGGCGGCCATGGCACACGGTGTCGCCTTGTACGCCGCGTTCGCACTGGACGCCTTGCGCTGA
- a CDS encoding FUSC family protein, whose amino-acid sequence MSTTRPDFAAPHWLVQLLRSKPVPIPWNMVVRAVLALTVPLAVGFWIGDITVGTMLSTGALPAVLSESAGPYRYRAIRLLGASAAAAAGYLVGLLAGPNVAVSAIAVVLVAGTSALISAAGSNASVAGLQMFVFCVLGTAQHATAVRAEHAFGLFLLGAAWSLVVALASWTFRATSPERNAVAHVYIELAAMLSATDEATARVARNQLTTAMNTGYDQLLTARSWLSGRDAAYRELLNLLSATTQAVEAAVALVHTGRRAPAEVIDHLTAAAAAVLANQPLPPAPSPPPDADPGTKALYNGLIRINKGDDRKRGKPTSPLLRLREWASSLISGPLTWLAALRLSYCVALAELVGWLLPLERSYWLTLTVGLVLKPDFGSVFGRAVLRGIGTVAGVAIGAVALGFGVRGWALVILIGLFAGGVAIGKVRNYGILSAFVTPLIILQTDLSTNGTWSVATARLVDTVLGCAIVLIFGYLLWPGSRRPRVGGLLADSMGVVSKYVERALTVSGEDRLERSRARRKAYRALADLRTAFQQVVVEPSPNGRQAVAWWPVIAGLERVTDAVTQVVVHSGDLPDPAEVELVKAALAELAAAIREERWPVTMPLPESERLAGVADQVTAAFDAVRGPEPDRV is encoded by the coding sequence GTGAGCACGACGCGCCCCGACTTCGCCGCGCCGCATTGGCTGGTCCAGCTCCTGCGCAGCAAACCGGTTCCCATTCCGTGGAACATGGTGGTCAGGGCGGTGCTCGCGCTGACCGTCCCGCTCGCCGTCGGATTCTGGATCGGCGACATCACCGTCGGCACGATGCTCTCGACCGGCGCGCTGCCCGCCGTGCTGTCCGAGTCGGCCGGTCCGTACCGCTACCGCGCGATCCGGCTGCTGGGCGCCAGCGCCGCGGCCGCCGCCGGCTATCTGGTCGGGCTGCTGGCCGGACCGAACGTGGCCGTGTCCGCGATCGCCGTCGTGCTGGTCGCCGGGACGTCCGCGCTGATCAGCGCGGCAGGCAGCAACGCGTCCGTCGCCGGGCTGCAGATGTTCGTCTTCTGCGTGCTCGGCACCGCCCAGCACGCCACCGCCGTCCGCGCCGAGCACGCGTTCGGGCTCTTCCTGCTCGGCGCCGCCTGGAGCCTGGTCGTCGCGCTGGCCAGCTGGACGTTCCGCGCGACCAGCCCGGAGCGCAACGCCGTCGCGCACGTCTACATCGAACTCGCCGCGATGCTCTCCGCCACCGACGAGGCGACCGCGCGCGTCGCGCGCAATCAGCTCACCACCGCGATGAACACCGGCTACGACCAGCTGCTGACCGCCCGCTCCTGGCTGTCCGGGCGCGACGCCGCCTACCGCGAGCTGCTCAATCTCCTGTCGGCCACGACACAGGCCGTCGAGGCCGCCGTCGCGCTCGTCCACACTGGACGCCGCGCGCCCGCCGAGGTCATCGACCACCTGACCGCCGCCGCGGCCGCCGTGCTCGCGAACCAGCCGCTGCCGCCCGCGCCGTCGCCGCCACCGGACGCGGATCCCGGCACGAAGGCGCTCTACAACGGCCTGATCCGGATCAACAAGGGCGACGATCGCAAGCGCGGCAAGCCCACGTCGCCGCTGCTGCGGCTGCGCGAGTGGGCGTCTTCGCTGATCTCCGGTCCGCTGACCTGGCTCGCGGCGCTGCGCCTTTCGTACTGCGTCGCGCTGGCCGAACTCGTCGGCTGGCTGCTCCCGCTGGAACGGTCGTACTGGCTGACCTTGACCGTCGGCCTGGTGCTCAAGCCCGACTTCGGCTCGGTGTTCGGCCGCGCGGTGCTGCGCGGGATCGGCACGGTCGCCGGGGTCGCGATCGGCGCCGTGGCACTCGGGTTCGGCGTGCGCGGCTGGGCGCTCGTCATCCTGATCGGGCTGTTCGCCGGCGGCGTCGCGATCGGCAAGGTCCGCAACTACGGCATCCTCAGCGCGTTCGTCACGCCGTTGATCATCTTGCAGACCGACCTGTCCACCAACGGCACCTGGTCGGTCGCCACCGCCAGGCTCGTCGACACCGTCCTCGGCTGTGCGATCGTGCTGATCTTCGGCTACCTGCTCTGGCCGGGCAGCCGCCGCCCGCGCGTCGGCGGACTGCTCGCGGACTCGATGGGTGTCGTCTCGAAGTACGTCGAACGCGCGCTCACCGTCTCGGGTGAAGACCGGCTGGAACGGTCACGTGCCCGTCGCAAGGCCTACCGCGCGCTCGCCGATCTGCGGACGGCGTTCCAGCAGGTCGTCGTCGAGCCGTCGCCGAACGGGCGCCAGGCCGTCGCGTGGTGGCCGGTGATCGCCGGGCTGGAACGTGTCACCGACGCGGTCACGCAGGTCGTCGTGCACAGCGGTGACCTGCCCGATCCCGCCGAGGTCGAGCTCGTCAAAGCCGCGCTGGCGGAGCTGGCGGCGGCCATCCGCGAGGAGCGCTGGCCGGTGACGATGCCGCTCCCGGAGAGCGAACGGCTGGCCGGTGTCGCGGATCAGGTGACCGCCGCGTTCGACGCGGTGCGCGGTCCGGAGCCGGATCGGGTTTGA
- a CDS encoding CHAT domain-containing protein: MRAVEAARDLYDRAQKAASDSRPAVTAKLLQRALRVLGPELQDDVNWLEVSTKVLISLASAEAETKSPSSGLKHLDTAESLRVRMPDCKERAFLRFTVGLQRAIMLARIGRLADSVALFDALLPSVDAEVEDNKLLLTTDLLNRSYVHVLMNNPEAARADLRRCLALAEEFGHHGLAGGAWHGLGDLAQLEGDVPEALRNYERAGEIYKSTTPGWLPLLRKNQAVALLTAGLAEDAAAQLDELMPELVRMKAAQDIAEAEVARAAAAILEGDFELARKYAATARRRFLRRGNARWAAVASLARLRAGALGALANQARKPPPRLLRELSELAPRLAELGLRDEAAAARLLAVRLHLRRGAVDEAETLLSQVPKPRQTTPIDHRMLLRLCRAELAVATGRSRAALAQARAGLTELGAIRDRMGGLDLVCGTAVHGQELGRLALKLVLGGRRDQSQAKQLFAWQELTRAQVYRYEPLPVIEDPVLARHITEMRQVQGTIQRNRLHGESVSALEKRYSALQSEARRLGWYTSPWGKPRPVATNDEIVEALGDRVLASVVSDGETLFCVIIRDGEFSLTKLGDRAEVIETVKQLHADLDALAPDHLPPMLAEAVAGSASRRAEKLDKLLRASLTEQFADRELVIIPIGPLYVLPWAVLPSLRGRPLTVAPSATAWLSAMKRPHASPVLLAGGPGVPGAIGEVSQLRAVYPGARLIDGTAATSAAVLQALEGSGTAHLVAHGAHEPANALFSRLELVDGPLFAHETARLTRPPERVVLAACELAMSHIRPGEEALGFAGTLLASGSRTVIGAIARVGDRAAAEAMSDLHQQLAAGIPPATALAEATAIDPFRRPFLCLGAG, from the coding sequence ATGAGAGCCGTGGAAGCGGCACGCGATCTCTATGACCGTGCCCAAAAAGCCGCGTCCGACTCGCGACCGGCGGTGACCGCGAAGCTACTTCAGCGGGCACTGCGGGTGCTCGGCCCTGAGCTCCAGGACGACGTGAACTGGCTGGAGGTCAGCACGAAGGTGCTGATCTCGCTGGCTTCGGCCGAGGCGGAGACCAAGTCGCCGTCGTCGGGCCTGAAACACCTGGACACCGCCGAGTCCTTGCGTGTGCGGATGCCGGACTGCAAGGAACGCGCCTTCCTCCGCTTCACCGTCGGGCTCCAGCGCGCGATCATGCTGGCCAGGATCGGCAGGCTCGCCGACTCGGTCGCCCTGTTCGACGCGCTGCTGCCCAGCGTCGACGCCGAGGTGGAGGACAACAAGCTCCTGCTCACCACGGATCTGCTGAACCGCTCGTACGTCCACGTGCTGATGAACAACCCCGAGGCCGCGCGCGCCGACCTGCGCCGCTGCCTCGCGCTGGCGGAGGAGTTCGGCCACCACGGGCTCGCCGGCGGGGCCTGGCACGGGCTGGGTGATCTCGCGCAACTCGAAGGCGACGTGCCCGAGGCGCTGCGCAATTACGAGCGGGCAGGCGAGATCTACAAGTCGACCACGCCGGGCTGGCTGCCGTTGCTGCGCAAGAACCAGGCGGTCGCGCTGCTCACCGCCGGGCTCGCCGAGGACGCGGCGGCGCAGCTGGACGAGCTGATGCCCGAGCTCGTCCGGATGAAGGCCGCGCAGGACATCGCCGAGGCGGAGGTCGCGCGCGCCGCCGCGGCGATCCTGGAAGGTGATTTCGAGCTGGCCCGGAAGTACGCGGCCACCGCGCGACGGCGATTCCTCCGCCGTGGCAACGCCCGGTGGGCCGCGGTCGCTTCCTTGGCCAGGCTGCGCGCCGGCGCGCTCGGCGCGCTGGCGAACCAGGCACGCAAGCCGCCGCCGCGGTTGCTGCGCGAGCTGAGCGAGCTGGCGCCGCGACTGGCCGAGCTCGGCCTGCGCGACGAGGCCGCGGCCGCGCGGCTGCTCGCCGTCCGGCTGCATCTGCGGCGCGGCGCCGTCGACGAGGCGGAAACCCTGCTGTCGCAGGTGCCGAAGCCCCGTCAGACCACCCCGATCGACCACCGCATGCTGCTGCGGCTGTGCCGTGCCGAACTCGCTGTCGCCACCGGACGGTCGCGCGCGGCGCTCGCCCAGGCGCGGGCCGGGCTCACCGAACTCGGCGCGATCCGCGACCGCATGGGCGGGCTGGACCTGGTGTGCGGCACCGCCGTGCACGGCCAGGAGCTCGGCAGGCTCGCGCTGAAACTGGTGCTCGGCGGCAGGCGCGACCAGTCGCAGGCGAAGCAGCTGTTCGCCTGGCAGGAACTCACGCGCGCGCAGGTCTACCGCTACGAGCCGCTGCCGGTCATCGAGGATCCGGTGCTGGCCAGGCACATCACCGAGATGCGCCAGGTGCAGGGCACCATCCAGCGCAACCGGTTGCACGGCGAATCGGTGTCAGCGCTGGAAAAGCGGTACAGCGCGCTGCAGAGCGAAGCACGCAGGCTCGGCTGGTACACGAGCCCGTGGGGCAAGCCGCGCCCGGTCGCGACGAACGACGAGATCGTCGAGGCGCTGGGCGACCGCGTGCTCGCCAGCGTCGTCAGCGACGGCGAGACGCTCTTCTGCGTGATCATCCGCGACGGCGAGTTCAGTCTCACCAAGCTGGGTGACCGCGCCGAGGTCATCGAAACGGTCAAGCAGCTGCACGCCGACCTCGACGCACTCGCGCCCGACCACCTGCCGCCGATGCTCGCCGAGGCCGTCGCGGGCTCCGCGTCCCGGCGCGCGGAGAAACTCGACAAGCTGCTGCGCGCTTCGCTGACCGAACAGTTCGCCGACCGCGAGCTGGTGATCATCCCGATCGGGCCGCTGTACGTGCTGCCATGGGCGGTGCTGCCGTCACTGCGCGGCCGCCCGCTCACGGTCGCCCCGTCCGCGACCGCCTGGCTCTCCGCCATGAAACGCCCGCACGCCTCGCCGGTACTGCTCGCCGGCGGCCCCGGCGTGCCCGGCGCCATCGGCGAAGTGAGCCAGCTGCGCGCGGTCTACCCCGGCGCCCGGCTGATCGACGGCACCGCCGCGACCAGCGCCGCGGTCCTGCAGGCACTCGAGGGTTCCGGCACCGCGCACCTGGTCGCCCACGGCGCCCACGAACCCGCGAACGCGTTGTTCTCCCGGCTGGAACTGGTCGACGGGCCCCTCTTCGCGCACGAGACCGCCCGGCTGACCCGCCCGCCCGAGCGCGTCGTACTCGCCGCGTGCGAACTCGCGATGTCCCACATCCGGCCCGGCGAAGAAGCACTGGGCTTCGCGGGGACCTTGCTGGCGAGCGGCTCCCGCACGGTCATCGGCGCCATCGCCCGCGTCGGCGACCGTGCCGCGGCCGAAGCCATGTCCGACCTGCACCAGCAACTCGCGGCAGGCATCCCGCCCGCCACCGCACTCGCCGAAGCCACGGCGATCGACCCGTTCCGCCGCCCCTTCCTCTGCCTCGGCGCCGGCTGA
- a CDS encoding hydrophobic protein, with amino-acid sequence MGLLIVVLLLALVLGGAGFAVHALWWIAGIVLILWLLGFFVRPATGGGRWYRW; translated from the coding sequence ATGGGTCTGCTCATCGTGGTTCTCTTGCTGGCACTCGTACTGGGCGGCGCCGGATTCGCGGTGCACGCGCTCTGGTGGATCGCCGGGATCGTCCTGATCCTGTGGCTGCTGGGCTTCTTCGTCCGCCCGGCCACCGGCGGCGGCCGCTGGTATCGCTGGTAG